From Mucilaginibacter rubeus, a single genomic window includes:
- a CDS encoding ThuA domain-containing protein has translation MSLKTKLTYVFLTGLTFLLYSFKKPFDKPRVLVFSKTLGWHHSCIPFGIAAIQKLGNENGFDVDTTTNSANFTDDNLKKYQTVIFNCTTGNILNAVEQAAFERYIQAGGGFMGVHSAADTEYDWPWYGKLVGAYFSSHPNNSNIRKATIDVTDKSQPATANLPTRWERTDEWYNYKSIYSGIHVLASLDENTYDGGTNGANHPITWYHEFDGGRAFYTGCGHTDESYSDPLFLGQLLGGIKYAMGNGKPLDYSKSYAKVAPDQTRFVKTVLVSNIASPMELAAAKDGRVFFTQLMGNFSVYNTKTNKFKVIHKFPITYEGGTGVIGLTLDPDFEKNQFVYIYYMPAGQTIEPLNFQLSRFKLSQADVLDLKSEKILFKVPVQKVSGAHHGGSLAWDKNKNLYLSTGDSSSPFPSDGYAPLDERPGTEHYSLDAQRSAGNTNDFKGKILRIHPEADGTYTIPEGNLFPKGTAKTKPEIYVMGCRNPYRIAVNPKTSVLYWGEIGPDAGNDSPRGPRGYDEFNQARKAGNFGWPYFVGNNFAYSHWDFVNAKPGPNFDPKAPVNNSPNNTGLNLLPPAMPAMIWYPYAASDEFPELGMGGRCAIGGDFYEFDKGVKNPNKFPEYYDGTLFVADWMRNWVIDLRFDQNENYLRNEAFMPANGDFRRPIDMQFGPDGALYMLEYGSVYGAQNEDARLVKIEYNTGNREPIAKASISDTAAFNKFNRMKFLTSEVKDFPAKKEIAGQAPLKVSFSSQNSKDMDDDDKITYQWLFDGKTVGASTPSASYTFTKPGVYKTILKVTDKGGLTGRDTVIVRVGNTKPEVTIASNDNKSFIWKGKPFRYHVVVTDKEDGKIDPKKVKLFYIYNPQPSANSTTQNLTALSTTEVSYPGKGLIANSDCKSCHTINKTAVGPSFLAIANRYKAQKGAIDQLSKKIIAGGAGSWGTEHVMSAHPQLSNSDTREIVKYIFSLTDKKNPVLPLPLTGTLNLKFNAAEPRGEYTLLASYTDKGGKVVGPLKATDMVVLRNSAIKAVYADELKGFNRFKDDLSAGNHKSFVLFRNIDLTNISKFAYKYASKDYDGEIEVRIDSQAGPVISSVAYQTTGAWDKTGEVTGELSKPVSGKHDVYFFAIKHSKPSDGILNLKDIQFVE, from the coding sequence ATGTCATTAAAAACAAAACTCACCTACGTTTTTTTGACAGGATTAACTTTCCTGCTTTATTCGTTTAAAAAGCCGTTTGATAAGCCACGTGTGCTGGTATTTTCAAAAACTTTGGGCTGGCATCACTCATGTATCCCGTTTGGGATAGCGGCCATTCAAAAATTAGGCAATGAGAATGGTTTTGATGTAGATACCACTACCAATTCGGCTAATTTTACCGACGATAACCTTAAAAAATACCAGACTGTAATTTTTAACTGTACCACAGGCAACATACTTAACGCTGTTGAACAGGCCGCTTTTGAACGTTACATACAGGCAGGAGGTGGCTTTATGGGCGTACACTCCGCTGCCGATACCGAGTACGACTGGCCCTGGTACGGCAAACTGGTTGGCGCTTATTTTTCAAGCCATCCTAACAATTCCAATATCCGTAAGGCTACCATCGACGTAACGGATAAAAGCCAGCCGGCTACAGCCAATTTGCCCACACGTTGGGAGCGTACCGACGAATGGTATAATTACAAATCTATTTACAGTGGTATCCACGTACTGGCAAGCCTTGACGAAAACACGTACGACGGAGGTACAAACGGTGCCAATCACCCTATAACCTGGTATCATGAATTTGATGGCGGTAGGGCGTTTTATACCGGTTGCGGTCATACCGATGAAAGTTACAGCGATCCGCTGTTTTTAGGGCAATTACTTGGGGGTATTAAATATGCCATGGGTAACGGCAAGCCGCTTGATTATAGCAAATCGTACGCTAAAGTGGCGCCTGATCAAACCCGCTTTGTGAAAACTGTTTTGGTGAGCAACATCGCTTCGCCTATGGAACTGGCAGCTGCCAAAGACGGCCGCGTGTTTTTTACCCAGTTGATGGGAAACTTCTCGGTTTACAATACCAAAACCAACAAGTTTAAGGTGATCCATAAATTCCCAATTACTTATGAGGGTGGTACAGGCGTTATCGGCCTTACGCTCGACCCGGATTTTGAAAAGAACCAGTTTGTTTATATCTATTATATGCCCGCCGGACAAACCATTGAGCCGCTTAATTTTCAGCTATCCAGATTTAAGCTTAGCCAGGCGGACGTGCTCGACCTGAAATCGGAAAAGATCCTGTTTAAAGTGCCTGTACAAAAAGTAAGTGGCGCACACCACGGTGGCTCACTGGCCTGGGATAAAAATAAAAACCTGTATCTGTCTACAGGTGATAGCTCAAGCCCGTTCCCATCAGATGGATATGCGCCGTTGGATGAACGCCCGGGAACGGAGCATTACAGCCTTGACGCGCAACGAAGCGCCGGTAATACCAATGATTTTAAAGGCAAGATCCTGCGCATCCACCCGGAAGCTGACGGTACGTATACTATTCCTGAAGGAAACCTTTTTCCCAAGGGTACAGCTAAAACCAAGCCCGAAATTTATGTAATGGGATGCCGTAACCCTTACCGTATAGCGGTGAACCCTAAAACATCGGTTTTGTATTGGGGAGAGATTGGTCCGGATGCAGGTAATGATTCACCACGTGGCCCGCGTGGTTATGACGAGTTTAATCAGGCAAGAAAAGCGGGCAACTTTGGCTGGCCTTATTTTGTGGGCAATAACTTTGCGTACTCGCACTGGGATTTTGTAAATGCTAAACCCGGGCCAAATTTTGATCCTAAAGCACCCGTAAATAATTCGCCCAATAATACCGGTTTGAATTTGCTGCCGCCTGCTATGCCAGCCATGATCTGGTATCCCTATGCGGCTTCAGATGAATTCCCTGAATTAGGTATGGGCGGTCGCTGTGCTATAGGCGGCGATTTTTATGAGTTTGATAAGGGCGTCAAAAACCCTAATAAATTCCCCGAGTATTATGACGGTACCTTGTTTGTGGCCGACTGGATGCGTAACTGGGTGATTGATCTCCGTTTTGACCAAAACGAGAACTACCTGCGTAACGAAGCATTTATGCCTGCCAACGGTGATTTCCGCCGCCCGATTGATATGCAGTTTGGCCCCGATGGTGCTTTATATATGCTTGAATATGGCTCAGTTTATGGTGCCCAGAATGAGGACGCCCGTTTGGTTAAGATCGAGTACAATACGGGCAACCGTGAACCGATTGCTAAAGCCAGTATTTCGGATACCGCTGCTTTCAATAAATTCAACAGGATGAAATTCCTGACATCCGAAGTAAAAGACTTTCCGGCTAAAAAAGAAATAGCAGGGCAGGCCCCGCTTAAAGTAAGTTTCAGCAGTCAAAACAGTAAGGATATGGATGACGATGATAAGATCACTTATCAGTGGCTGTTTGATGGTAAAACGGTTGGGGCATCTACACCTTCGGCCAGCTATACATTTACAAAGCCCGGCGTTTATAAAACTATTCTAAAAGTGACGGACAAGGGCGGCTTAACCGGTCGCGATACCGTGATTGTAAGAGTTGGTAATACCAAACCTGAAGTAACCATAGCCAGTAACGATAATAAATCATTTATATGGAAGGGTAAGCCGTTCCGCTATCATGTTGTGGTTACTGATAAGGAGGATGGCAAAATCGACCCTAAAAAGGTAAAGCTATTTTACATTTATAATCCCCAACCTTCAGCCAATAGTACTACTCAGAATTTAACAGCATTATCCACTACCGAGGTTAGTTATCCAGGTAAGGGGCTGATTGCTAACAGTGATTGTAAATCGTGCCATACCATTAATAAAACCGCGGTAGGGCCAAGCTTTTTAGCAATTGCCAATCGGTACAAAGCGCAGAAGGGAGCTATCGATCAGCTATCTAAAAAGATAATAGCGGGTGGTGCAGGCAGTTGGGGTACCGAACACGTGATGAGCGCACATCCGCAGTTATCAAACTCCGATACAAGGGAAATTGTGAAGTACATTTTTTCGCTTACCGATAAAAAGAATCCTGTGTTGCCGCTACCTTTAACCGGCACGCTCAACTTAAAATTCAATGCTGCTGAGCCGCGTGGCGAGTATACGCTACTGGCATCCTATACGGATAAAGGCGGTAAAGTTGTTGGTCCGCTGAAAGCTACTGATATGGTCGTTTTACGTAATTCGGCGATTAAGGCTGTTTATGCTGATGAATTGAAAGGCTTTAATAGGTTTAAAGACGATCTGTCGGCAGGTAATCATAAATCTTTTGTACTGTTCAGAAATATCGACCTGACCAATATCAGCAAGTTTGCCTACAAGTATGCGTCAAAAGATTATGACGGCGAAATTGAAGTAAGAATAGATTCGCAGGCCGGTCCGGTGATCAGTTCCGTAGCTTATCAAACCACAGGTGCATGGGATAAAACCGGCGAAGTTACCGGAGAGTTAAGCAAGCCGGTGAGTGGAAAGCATGATGTATATTTCTTCGCCATAAAACATTCTAAACCGAGTGATGGTATTTTAAATCTGAAGGATATTCAATTTGTTGAGTAA
- a CDS encoding OmpA family protein — MRAIIITIFLSAITLTCFGQYGKDFRNLGDRAFADKDYYEAAFYYRKVAEGMHLLQNKEVPFQTMNKAPKKDKPSDATYVSYRLAESYRLYENYIEAEGWYKKTVDAPDAATYPLARLWHGVCLRATQRFDDAITELQQFNAGYDKTDEYKAIANKEIANCTFAKEQYKYPQLLEVVKLKGDWNSDGSDYALLQTGDNFMFTSSRFAKDDKKHINRIYTANAASQFKPQVITLKDNDAKKETEYGTPSLTPDGKRMYLTRWYKEGTKVYHSIYFTQKQDSSWSPLHKLGSNVNADGYNAIQPFITADGRRMFFVSNKPGGFGGDDIWVSDLGDDGEATNAVNLGSTINTDRDEQAPYYNAEEKRLIYSSKGFTGLGGFDFFESKGDAGSWTTPVNMGYPMNSAKDDLYFMPDTKDASKWYISSDRESDCCLNLFEVHNKSFILAGIVTDCETRKPLAGVKVSFIDSLAKQTLKELTTGTDARYAFKVTSKRPYNLKLEKTGYFTKILPIPASGQMSNDTLYNAEICLQAFEKDKPIVINNILYDFNKATLRPESKTVLNGLVTIMKDNPKIIVRLGAHTDSIGSVKYNLKLSQARAQSCVDYIISQGITSERIYAKGYGKSMPVAPNSLPNGKDNPTGRQLNRRTEFTVVKTE; from the coding sequence ATGAGAGCTATAATTATAACTATTTTCTTATCGGCCATTACTTTAACCTGCTTTGGCCAGTACGGTAAGGATTTTCGTAACCTGGGCGATAGGGCATTTGCGGATAAGGATTATTACGAAGCCGCCTTTTATTACCGTAAGGTTGCCGAAGGTATGCACCTGTTGCAAAACAAAGAGGTGCCGTTTCAAACCATGAATAAGGCACCCAAAAAAGATAAACCATCTGATGCTACTTACGTGAGCTATCGCCTTGCAGAGTCGTATCGTTTGTATGAAAACTATATTGAGGCCGAAGGCTGGTACAAAAAGACAGTTGATGCCCCCGATGCGGCCACATATCCCTTAGCCAGGCTTTGGCATGGCGTATGCCTCCGCGCCACTCAGCGTTTTGATGACGCAATTACAGAATTGCAGCAATTTAATGCCGGGTATGATAAAACCGACGAATACAAGGCTATAGCCAACAAGGAGATAGCTAACTGCACCTTCGCTAAGGAGCAATACAAGTATCCGCAGCTACTGGAAGTTGTAAAACTAAAAGGCGACTGGAACTCTGATGGATCGGATTATGCACTGCTGCAAACCGGTGATAATTTCATGTTTACCTCGTCGCGCTTTGCCAAGGATGATAAAAAGCATATCAACCGTATTTATACGGCCAATGCCGCGAGCCAATTTAAACCGCAGGTAATTACCTTAAAGGATAATGATGCCAAGAAGGAAACAGAATACGGTACACCTTCATTAACGCCGGATGGCAAGCGCATGTACCTTACCCGCTGGTACAAGGAAGGTACCAAAGTTTATCATAGCATTTATTTTACCCAAAAGCAGGATAGCAGCTGGTCGCCATTGCATAAGCTGGGCAGTAATGTTAATGCCGATGGCTACAACGCCATACAACCATTTATTACAGCTGATGGCAGACGGATGTTCTTCGTTTCAAATAAGCCCGGAGGTTTTGGCGGCGATGATATCTGGGTAAGCGATCTGGGCGATGATGGAGAAGCTACAAACGCGGTAAACCTGGGCAGTACCATCAATACAGATCGTGATGAGCAGGCTCCATATTATAATGCTGAGGAAAAAAGATTGATATACAGTTCGAAAGGTTTTACCGGTTTGGGCGGCTTTGATTTTTTTGAAAGCAAAGGTGATGCAGGCAGTTGGACTACCCCGGTAAACATGGGCTATCCCATGAACTCGGCCAAGGACGACCTGTATTTTATGCCCGATACCAAAGATGCCAGCAAATGGTATATCAGCTCGGACAGAGAGTCGGATTGCTGTTTGAACCTGTTTGAAGTGCATAACAAGAGTTTTATTTTGGCCGGTATAGTTACCGATTGCGAAACCCGCAAGCCATTGGCAGGTGTTAAAGTGAGCTTTATAGACTCGCTGGCAAAGCAAACGCTAAAAGAATTAACCACTGGCACCGATGCCAGGTATGCGTTTAAGGTAACATCAAAAAGACCATATAATTTAAAGCTCGAAAAAACAGGCTACTTCACTAAAATATTGCCTATCCCGGCAAGCGGGCAAATGAGCAACGATACACTTTATAACGCCGAGATCTGCCTGCAGGCCTTTGAAAAGGATAAGCCTATTGTGATCAATAATATTTTATACGATTTCAACAAGGCAACGCTAAGGCCCGAATCTAAAACGGTACTCAATGGCCTGGTTACCATCATGAAGGATAATCCTAAAATAATTGTGAGGCTTGGCGCGCATACCGACTCGATAGGTAGCGTTAAATACAACCTTAAACTATCGCAGGCCAGGGCGCAATCATGCGTGGATTACATTATAAGTCAGGGAATAACCAGCGAACGCATTTATGCAAAAGGATATGGAAAGAGTATGCCTGTTGCGCCAAACTCATTACCTAATGGCAAGGATAATCCTACCGGAAGGCAACTTAACCGACGCACAGAATTTACAGTTGTAAAAACAGAGTAA
- a CDS encoding PorP/SprF family type IX secretion system membrane protein, protein MRNKITIVTLLLLIVVAGRLSAQVDPHFSQYYAYPLWLNPALTGVINGDSRVNANFKSQWATINNAYQTAAISADMRTTDKLSLGVNILDQSSGGHSFNYLSAYGALGYAISISADGNQRLSFGVQAGIINRSFDMNKLQFGSQYSPIGGFDPNMPSFENFNTTNSTVFDANAGIFYYDGDPFKDVNAFGGVSVGHLSRPKDAFSATSGGKIPIRYTVHGGLKIKASDFFDLTPNAVYIKQQYADIKGLGAYSEFKFQNDNGLILGFLYRFKDAAVADVGYHVKSLIIGASYDVNTSSLNRATGGNGGFELSLSYIFRKRIQEPEPVCPRL, encoded by the coding sequence ATGAGAAATAAAATCACAATTGTAACCCTGCTGCTTCTTATTGTGGTAGCAGGGCGGTTATCAGCTCAGGTTGATCCGCATTTTTCACAGTACTACGCTTACCCGTTATGGCTCAACCCTGCATTAACCGGAGTTATCAACGGCGATTCGCGTGTGAATGCAAACTTTAAAAGCCAGTGGGCAACAATCAATAACGCTTATCAAACTGCTGCTATCTCTGCCGATATGCGGACAACCGATAAGCTGAGCCTCGGTGTCAATATCCTCGACCAGTCATCGGGCGGGCATAGTTTCAATTACCTGAGTGCTTATGGGGCTTTGGGGTACGCTATCTCCATTTCGGCCGATGGTAACCAGCGTTTAAGTTTTGGTGTACAGGCCGGTATCATCAACCGTAGTTTTGATATGAATAAGCTACAGTTTGGCAGTCAGTACAGCCCCATAGGCGGTTTTGATCCCAACATGCCAAGCTTTGAAAACTTCAATACCACTAACAGTACCGTATTTGACGCCAACGCAGGGATCTTTTACTATGATGGTGACCCGTTTAAAGATGTTAACGCTTTCGGCGGTGTAAGTGTTGGTCACTTATCAAGACCTAAAGATGCCTTTTCGGCAACTTCTGGCGGAAAAATCCCGATCAGGTACACCGTGCATGGTGGTTTAAAGATCAAAGCTTCTGATTTCTTCGACCTGACACCAAACGCGGTCTATATCAAACAGCAATATGCTGACATAAAAGGACTGGGTGCCTACTCCGAATTTAAATTTCAGAACGATAACGGGCTCATTTTAGGCTTTCTTTACCGCTTTAAAGACGCTGCCGTTGCCGATGTAGGTTACCACGTAAAGAGCCTCATTATAGGCGCCAGTTATGATGTAAACACATCGTCCTTAAACCGTGCCACAGGTGGTAATGGAGGCTTTGAACTATCGCTGAGCTATATATTCCGCAAACGTATACAGGAGCCAGAACCTGTTTGCCCAAGGCTTTAA